A genomic segment from Phragmites australis chromosome 6, lpPhrAust1.1, whole genome shotgun sequence encodes:
- the LOC133921973 gene encoding ran-binding protein M homolog yields MVANQESEAASAASPAAVDPMRLASRWRSPAEWEAAAAELEADPAPSELNTVNSSGLFAVVSPDKMSVRYLGSNHHGHDVGVVQANRPAPTRRAVYYFEMGVRNAGHKGQISIGFTCESFKMRRQPGWESNSCGYHGDDGFLYRGHGKGESFGPKFTSGDTIGAGINYMSQEFFFTKNGSLVGAFPKEIKVPLYPSIAVHSQDEEATVNFGKEQFCFDIEGYILEEKMRQQLMADKMFLQPDISHWIVRSYLLHYGYQDTLNSFDMASETDPPANHQNGYGEPPEMYGLSHRKRLRQLIMSGDIDSTFKRLVEWYPQVIKDEKSVICFLLHSQRFIEYIRAEQLEDAVKYGRANLANFLTHKAFEELLKECVALLAYEKPAESCIGYLLDSAQREFVADAVNAAILSTNPNMKDPESCLYSCLEKLLRQLTVCSFERRAFNNDQGDAFLLHKEVQNSERSRR; encoded by the exons ATGGTGGCGAACCAGGAGTCGGAGGCGGCATCGGCAGCATCGCCGGCAGCGGTGGACCCGATGCGTCTGGCGTCGCGGTGGCGCTCCCCGGCGGagtgggaggcggcggcggcggagctggagGCCGACCCGGCGCCGTCCGAGCTCAACACCGTCAACAGCTCGGGCCTCTTTGCCGTCGTCTCCCCTGACAAGATGTCCGTCAGGTACCTCGGCAGCAACCACCACGGCCACGACGTCGGGGTCGTGCAGGCCAACCGCCCCGCGCCCACGCGCCGGGCCGTGTACTACTTCGAGATGGGCGTCAGGAACGCCGGGCACAAGGGGCAGATATCCATCGGGTTCACCTGCGAGAGCTTCAAGATGCGACGACAACCGGG CTGGGAGTCTAACAGTTGTGGATACCATGGTGATGATGGCTTTCTTTACCGAGGTCATGGGAAAGGTGAATCTTTTGGTCCCAAATTCACATCTGGTGACACGATTGGTGCTGGCATCAACTATATGTCACAAGAATTTTTCTTCAC GAAAAATGGATCTCTGGTTGGAGCCTTCCCAAAAGAAATTAAAGTCCCACTATACCCTTCAATTGCAGTTCACAGTCAGGATGAAGA GGCGACAGTAAACTTTGGAAAAGAACAGTTCTGTTTTGACATTGAG GGTTATATTCTTGAAGAGAAGATGAGGCAACAATTGATGGCCGACAAAATGTTCTTGCAACCGGACATCAGTCATTG GATTGTTCGTTCATATCTCCTACATTACGGCTACCAAGATACACTAAATTCTTTTGACATGGCAAGTGAAACTGATCCTCCCGCCAATCATCAAAATGGTTATGGGGAACCTCCTGAAATGTATGGTCTTAGCCACAGAAAGCGTTTGCGTCAG CTTATCATGAGTGGAGATATTGATTCTACATTCAAAAGACTGGTGGAGTGGTATCCACAGGTGATAAAG GATGAAAAGTCGGTTATTTGCTTCTTACTCCATTCACAAAGATTCATAGAATATATCAGG GCTGAACAACTGGAGGATGCTGTAAAATATGGTCGTGCTAACCTTGCCAACTTTTTGACGCACAAAGCTTTTGAGGAGTTGCTGAAG GAGTGTGTAGCCCTGCTTGCATACGAGAAGCCTGCAGAATCATGCATTGGATACCTGCTGGACTCTGCCCAGCGTGAATTTGTAGCGGACGCAGTGAATGCAGCTATCCTGTCGACGAACCCTAACATGAAGGACCCAGAGAGCTGCCTTTACTCATGCCTCGAGAAATTACTGAGGCAGCTGACAGTATGCAGCTTTGAGCGACGCGCTTTCAACAACGACCAAGGAGATGCATTCTTACTTCACAAAGAAGTGCAGAATTCTGAAAGATCCAGGCGTTGA